A window of Raineyella sp. W15-4 contains these coding sequences:
- a CDS encoding phospholipase domain-containing protein, translating to MPDTHGGGSLNRVAPTHPTPGPQARNPAASPPAPEDTTTGPQPSEYSPGHVGQPHSYTVSAGASLDASWPVNGDYDIQLHGPNGFFRRYAGHGDSTLLAEVAPAGASHQLQLKLSGAAGQQVVVTDAYGAPRRLNGNGALTLDLRASSGWYDVTFSTVDGSWTRTFAGHIENGKPSSSDPQLGR from the coding sequence GTGCCCGATACACACGGCGGGGGGAGCCTAAACAGAGTGGCCCCCACACACCCCACACCCGGCCCCCAAGCCCGCAATCCAGCGGCCAGCCCACCGGCCCCCGAAGACACGACCACCGGACCCCAGCCAAGCGAATATTCACCTGGTCACGTCGGCCAGCCGCACAGCTACACGGTTTCTGCCGGTGCGTCGCTCGACGCGTCCTGGCCGGTGAACGGCGACTACGACATCCAGCTGCACGGGCCCAACGGCTTCTTCCGGCGCTACGCCGGGCACGGTGACAGCACGTTGCTGGCCGAGGTGGCTCCTGCCGGTGCCTCGCACCAGCTGCAGCTGAAGCTGAGCGGCGCCGCCGGCCAGCAGGTCGTCGTGACCGATGCGTACGGCGCCCCGCGCCGTCTCAACGGGAACGGCGCGCTCACGCTCGATCTGCGCGCCTCGTCGGGCTGGTACGACGTCACGTTCAGCACGGTGGACGGCTCGTGGACGCGTACGTTCGCCGGGCACATCGAGAACGGCAAGCCCAGCAGCAGCGATCCGCAACTGGGTCGCTGA